CGTGGCCAAATGAAATAGGTAGGACATCCCGGTTACCGTTCCGCCGATTCAAATCCCATCGAAAAGGACGTCGTGGAATCCATGAAAACAGGGGCAGCGATGATCGCGCTGGCGCTCGGGATGAGCTATGGGCTCGTCGCCACGGATGCGTCCGCGCAGGCGTCGCCGCCGGTCAAGACCGCCTCATTGCGGGCTCCCGGCGTGGAGGAACGCAGGGTCGCGAGCCTGCCGAAGCTCCTGTCCCCGAGCGACGCCGCGCTCTACCACAAGGTATTCGCGCTGCAGGAAGACGGGCGCTGGCGGGAGGCGGATGCCCTGATCCCGCGCATCCGGGATCGCATGCTCATGGGTCACGTGCGCTTTCAGCGGCTGATGCACCCGACGCTCTACCGCTCGTCCTACGGGGAGCTGTGGACCTGGATGGAGGCCTACGCGGACCATCCGGGCGCCCGGCGCGTCTACAGGCTGGCCAAGCGCCGCCAGCCCAAGGGCTGGAAATCGCCCCGGTCACCGGCCCGGGCGATGCTGGTGCCCGAGCTCAAGTCCGATCCGGAACCGGCGGTGGGGTGGACGCGCGGCGAGGACCGTCGCGAGGTCGCCCGGGACACCGGCGAACGTTCGCGGAAGCTTGCGCCGGAGGCGCGGGAGATCCGGCGACAGGTCTGGCGGTGGGTGTCCAAAGGTCAGGTTACCAAGGCCTACCGCTTCCTGGAGGCTCGGGGCCGCGACGGCTCGTTGGACGCGGTGAGCTTCGATGAGAATCTGGTCTGGATCGCGCGCGGCTATTTCTTCTTCGGAAAGGACCGCGAGGCCTTGGCCGTGGCGCACCGGGCGCTGGCGCGGTCCGGCAACCGCGTTCCCCTGGCGTACTGGTGGGCCGGGCTGGCTTCCTGGCGCTTGGGGAAACCCTCGGCCGCGGCCGACTATTTCCGGGATCTGGCGGAGTCGCGGTCGGTCACACCATGGCTGGCGTCGGCCGGCGGCTACTGGGCCAGCCGCTCCTATCGGGCGGCCGGCAAGTCGGCTCGCGTTGTCCCGATGCTGCGCGCGGCGGCCCGCCACCCGCGTACCTTCTACGGGCTGCTGGCCCTGACCGCCTTGCGCCGGCAACCCTCCCTGGACTTCGGCATGCGCCGGCTCAATGCCGAGGACCTGGAGGCCCTGCTGAGCATGCAGCCGGTGCGCCGCGCCCTGGCCTTGATCCAGGTGGGCGAGCACGTGCGCGCGGGCACCGAGTTGCGGCGCTTCGCGCACCGGCTGTCCCCGCGGATGGCACAGGTGATGCTGGCCCTCGCCTCCGAATCGGGTTTGGCGGACTTGTCATACCGCACGGCCGAGAGTCTGCTGCTGCGTACCGGAGTCCCGGTGGACGCGGCGTTGTATCCATTGCCGGTCTGGAAGCCCGATGGCGGCTACACCGTCGATCGTGCCGTGGTGCTTGCCGTGATGCGCCAGGAATCGAAGTTCCGGGCGCGTGTCCGCAGCCCGCGCGGGGCGCGCGGTCTGATGCAGCTCATGCCGCGGACCGCCAGCGTCGTGGCGGGAAAGACCTATCGCGGCGCGCGGCGTCACGAGTTGCTGGACCCGGTGCTCAACGTCACCCTGGGCCAAAAGTATCTCCGTTACCTGCTTTCCCGAGAGGAGGTTGGCGGCAACCTCTTCTTCGCGTTGGCCGCCTACAACAGCGGTCCGGCCAAGTTGCGGCGATGGAAACGCCGGGTCGACTACCGGGACGATCCCTTGCTGTTCATCGAAAGCATACCCAGCCGGGAGACCCGCATCTTCATCGAGCGCGTGCTCACGAACATGTGGATCTACCGTATCCGCTTCCACCAACCGCCCCACTCGCTGAAGACCGTCGTGTCGGGAGGCTGGCCCCGCTACGTCCCGATGGATTGAGCCCGTGGCCACGCCGAGCCGGCTCCCGATCAGACAGGAGGTCATGATGAAGACACATCTGCGTATCCGCGGGATCATGTTGCTCGTTGCCCTTGTTGCCATGGTATCCACCGGCCTGACAGCCGGAGCGGCGGACTTCTACGCCGGCAAGACCATCACCATCGTCTGTCCCTATTCCACGGGCGGCACCTACGACCGCATGTCGCGGCTCGCCGCCAGGTTCCTTCCCAAGTACATACCCGGGAAACCGGCGGCCATCGTGCACAATCGCCCCGGCGCCGGCGGCCTCATCGGGTTGCGGTCGGTGTACCGTGCCGAGCCCGATGGGCTGTCGCTGATCCACTTTGCCAGTCCCATGGTGGTGCGGAGCCTCACCGGCGGCATCAAGGACATCGACTTCAAGAAAGTGACGTGGCTTGGAAGCGTGGGGGGCGCGCACTATCTCTTGGCGATCCGGTCCGACCGGCCCGAGCGCACCATCGCGGATTTCCAGAAGACCAAGAACCCCGTCCGCATAGGAGCGACGGGACCGAGCTCGTTGCTCACCCAGGCGCCCAGGTTCCTGCAAAGGGCCGGCAAGTTCAACCTCCGCCTGGTGCCCGGCTACAAGGGCTACAATCCCATGGCGCTGGCGATGAAGCAGAACGAGGTGGACGCCGTGGCCACGGCCGGGGTGGCGGTGAGGGTCAACACGGCAACCCGTGAGATGCACAAGGATGGTACCATCAAGCTGGTGCTGTCCATGGGAGGGGGTCCGCCGCCGGCACCCCTCGCCGCGGAAATCAACGCGCTGCCGAAGTTCGTGGACGCCATCGACGACCCCAAGGACCGCGACGCCTGGGTGGCGTTCTCGGGGCTCTTGAGCGCCACCCGCCCGCTCGCGACCACGCCTGGCGTGCCCGCGGAGCGGGCCGCCATCCTCAAGAAGGCGATGGCGGACATGATGGCCGATCCCGAGTTCGTGAAGACCGCCACGGACCAGGGGTTCGTGCTCAATACGTTGGATTCCAAGGCGGCGGAGAAGCTGATCCTGTCGGTCTTCAACATGCCTTCGGAGATCCAGGACCGTTTGAAGACCCTGCTGAAATAGCGCCGCCGAACTTCGCGCGATATGGCGCTTGAGGCCTTCTCAGAGGCCCTCGGCATCACCTTCACCCTGCCGGTGCTCGGGGGGATCCTGCTGGGGTTGGTGCTGGGGCTTGTCTTCGGCGCGGTGCCGGGCCTGAACGCGGTGCTCGGCATCGTGCTGTTGCTTCCGTTCGTCTGGACCCTGTCGCCCTTCGTGGCTTTCGCCATCATGCTCTCCTTGGTGTCGGCGGTGCATACCTCCAACACCTTTCCTGCATTCTTCTTCAACGTGCCCGGCAGTCCCAGCGCCGCCGCCACCATCCTCGACGGCTATCCCATGGCGCGCAACGGCGACGCCGCCCGCGGCCTCACCGCGGCCTTCATGGTTTCGGCGGTAGGGGGGATCATCGGCGCGCTGGTGCTGCTGGTGGCGCTGCCGGCGCTCCAGCCCGTGGTGCTGGCCTTTGCCGCGCCGGAGCGGTTCATGCTCGTGGTGCTGGGCATCCTCATGATCAGCTTCCTGAGCGGCGCCAAGCCGGTGAAGGGGCTGTTGGCGGGAACTCTGGGCCTCTGGCTCGGCACCGTCGGCCAGGACCCTCAACTGGGAGTGGAGCGATTCACCTTCGGCCTGGATTACCTGCTCGACGGGCTTCACACCGTGCCCATCATCATGGGTGTGTTCGCGCTCCCGGAGGTCGTGTCTCTGGCCATACGCGGGCGCATCGCCGAGCGCACCCACGTGGACATGGGGGAGGGTTTTCTTCCCGGCCTCCGGGCCTGCATCGCCAACCGCTGGCTGGTGGCGCGGAGCGCCGTCGTGGGGGTGGTGGGCGGCGCCATCCCGGGCATCGGCGGCACCGCGGCGGCGTTCTACGCCTACGGCATCGCGGTGCAGG
This Deltaproteobacteria bacterium DNA region includes the following protein-coding sequences:
- a CDS encoding lytic transglycosylase domain-containing protein, with the protein product MKTGAAMIALALGMSYGLVATDASAQASPPVKTASLRAPGVEERRVASLPKLLSPSDAALYHKVFALQEDGRWREADALIPRIRDRMLMGHVRFQRLMHPTLYRSSYGELWTWMEAYADHPGARRVYRLAKRRQPKGWKSPRSPARAMLVPELKSDPEPAVGWTRGEDRREVARDTGERSRKLAPEAREIRRQVWRWVSKGQVTKAYRFLEARGRDGSLDAVSFDENLVWIARGYFFFGKDREALAVAHRALARSGNRVPLAYWWAGLASWRLGKPSAAADYFRDLAESRSVTPWLASAGGYWASRSYRAAGKSARVVPMLRAAARHPRTFYGLLALTALRRQPSLDFGMRRLNAEDLEALLSMQPVRRALALIQVGEHVRAGTELRRFAHRLSPRMAQVMLALASESGLADLSYRTAESLLLRTGVPVDAALYPLPVWKPDGGYTVDRAVVLAVMRQESKFRARVRSPRGARGLMQLMPRTASVVAGKTYRGARRHELLDPVLNVTLGQKYLRYLLSREEVGGNLFFALAAYNSGPAKLRRWKRRVDYRDDPLLFIESIPSRETRIFIERVLTNMWIYRIRFHQPPHSLKTVVSGGWPRYVPMD
- a CDS encoding tripartite tricarboxylate transporter substrate-binding protein, translating into MMKTHLRIRGIMLLVALVAMVSTGLTAGAADFYAGKTITIVCPYSTGGTYDRMSRLAARFLPKYIPGKPAAIVHNRPGAGGLIGLRSVYRAEPDGLSLIHFASPMVVRSLTGGIKDIDFKKVTWLGSVGGAHYLLAIRSDRPERTIADFQKTKNPVRIGATGPSSLLTQAPRFLQRAGKFNLRLVPGYKGYNPMALAMKQNEVDAVATAGVAVRVNTATREMHKDGTIKLVLSMGGGPPPAPLAAEINALPKFVDAIDDPKDRDAWVAFSGLLSATRPLATTPGVPAERAAILKKAMADMMADPEFVKTATDQGFVLNTLDSKAAEKLILSVFNMPSEIQDRLKTLLK
- a CDS encoding tripartite tricarboxylate transporter permease, with product MALEAFSEALGITFTLPVLGGILLGLVLGLVFGAVPGLNAVLGIVLLLPFVWTLSPFVAFAIMLSLVSAVHTSNTFPAFFFNVPGSPSAAATILDGYPMARNGDAARGLTAAFMVSAVGGIIGALVLLVALPALQPVVLAFAAPERFMLVVLGILMISFLSGAKPVKGLLAGTLGLWLGTVGQDPQLGVERFTFGLDYLLDGLHTVPIIMGVFALPEVVSLAIRGRIAERTHVDMGEGFLPGLRACIANRWLVARSAVVGVVGGAIPGIGGTAAAFYAYGIAVQGAEDSERERFGKGEIKGVIAPESANNASAGGELVPLLAFGVPGGATSAILLAAFLILGINPGPEMLGEKLALSFSMVIVLVLSNLLATGVCIAITRPAARIAFLRSNLLIPALLLFVLFGSYVAYPHPLTLVLTLVFGALGYLMMRFDWARAPLLVGFILGPLAENNLAISLASYGVAFLSRPIPLVCVAVMALVVFVGIRRGVRQP